Sequence from the Cucumis sativus cultivar 9930 chromosome 1, Cucumber_9930_V3, whole genome shotgun sequence genome:
GTCTTTCCTTTCTGGAGGCACTAGAATTTGAAAGAGCTGGTGGCTTTGCTGTTTTCTTCTGATGTTCATCATGCTAGAAACACAATTTACTGTTCAAAGATTGTTAAATCTATATGCTTTTTGTgaattctcatttttcatatgGTAATGCATCATATGATTTTAAACTCCTCTGGTTTTCCACATTCATGGATAGGTTGGTGATATCATTGATgaattcataattttctttctttttctttttttttggactcgtattttaaattgaaatgaaaaagatgttTTCTTTAACGAAAGGGTCCGTATTCAACATGCCTATCTTGCATACTTCATAGTAATCAAGAAAGTTTCTAATTTATAGTAACTAATGCGCTCATATTCAATTACAATACAGCTGAATCTGAAAAGTTTCAGCAAATTCATGCTAAGTTCGAACATCACTTTTCATTGATAACGCGAAGTGATGTAGGACTGTTAGTTGTTGTAGTGTTGTGTTTTCTTTGCTAGAATTAACAGCTTCCAGATGTGGTACTAGTCGTATTACTCTAATTTGGCATTTTAGTTGCGATTAAATTACACTTTTATCAATCTTTTCCTGTAATAATCTTGTGATTAATTGCTGTAATCAGAGGGACAAAGCAACGCTGCTTGCTGAAGTTGTACGACAagtgaaagaattgaagaagaaagctGCAGAAGTCAGCAATGGCGTTTTCGTTCCAATGGATACCGACGAAGTCAATGTAGAACCTTGTGGAGTGGGAGCAAATGGGGATATGTCTTTCAAAGCAACTCTTTGTTGTGAATATCGACCTGAGCTTCTGTCTGATCTTAAACAAACCCTTGATTCCCTTCACCTAAAGTTGGTGAAGGCAGAAATATCAACTTTGGGAAACAGGGTGaagaacattttcattttcaccaGTGCCATTGCAGACAATGGTGACCATCCCGAGGCTTCCCGACACCTCGCATCATCTGTTCATCAGGCAATAAGTTTTGTTCTTGAGAAAGCTTCATCCCCAGAATACTCTCCCAGAACAACGCTCCCAATGAAAAGACGTCGGCTGTCTAGTCTAGATACGTCAAGCTCTTCCTCAGGATCATAAATTGTGGTTGTGTTGACGGTTAACATACTGCCCACACTCTCATCTCTTTATCATGCATTTGCAGAGATGTTGAAATAAGCAGTTGCCACAAAAGGGTTGTTGTGACTATCATTTCTAGTTTGTATGTTTGGTTCAATTAGCTCGAGAAGTTGAAATGCTTCTGGACTATGATTGGGCAGATCGTATCctttattttaacttatgaCCCATTTTCTTTGGCATATCATAGTCCCCCCCCTGAGCTAATCATGAGCTAAATTACCAGTTACAGTCCATAAATTTGTACTTATGCTGGATTTCTGAAAGTGTCTATGAGGTATATGCACTTTTAATTTGGTACCTAATGgactttgtaaactttttatttcgtgtctaataattaataaacctTTGTTCTATTtgatattgtttaaaattcaTGAACTTGTTCCATCAGACTGAATTTATTAGACACGAAATTTAATTTGCCTAATACACCATTAAATTTGCCTAATACACCATTAATTAAGaagaatattaaatatcataaaaatttATCGAACACAAGATTACAAGTCTAAGTATTTATTTCAGAGAGAATTTCTAATATCATATAGACTACTCCTTGAGTTTCgtcatttaaattttctttactttaaacaaaaatataatatataattttatagaaCTCACAATCCACgtgatataaatatatatttgcaactttttaaaatattagcatatatattatatatttttaagaaattgtaaattataatcaaatttaaaaattgttatattattattcttaaaattgcTAACTTTTGTTATGgatctttttcaaaaacaatataaaatttgaaacatatgtaAAAAATATGGTGGGTGCAAaactatttctaaaaataggTGAATGAAGGTGAAGTTGGGTGCGAGTGCACCTcacatcttttattttttccttatttttatatatatactacacTCGactccatatttttttattttctcattatttatatatgtggATCTCACACATTTcgttttttctcattatttatatatacatacccacgtataatataatatatatattaaacattcaaattctaaaaatatatttctttattaaattaatttattattttttctttatttctttatatatatttaaatatctcaatcttcaatttttcttattaaatttatttttttaatttaatttaattctttcttaatcaaaattatacatattttttttttccaattttcaattctttttaaaaaactcatatattaacaaaatatgttattaaaaatatattaaacaaataaaaaaataataataataattaaaaaagttgaagttacccaataataataagtcaATGTACATTactaattgaataaaaaattttaatgtatatattaaatatcacgatctttaattttttttattaattcatcttttctaattttatttatttatttcttaaccaaaattatatatatctttttctaattttctgtttaaaaaaacacatatattaacaaaaatatgttattaaaaaacatattaaacaaagcataataataataataattgaaaaaagttgaagcttactctaaaaataataataataacaaatttgcaATCGAAAATTATTcgttaagttttttaaatttaatttgtaatcgaaccaattcttgttttttttctttttgccataaataagaattttttttattcaactaCCAATATGCATCGGTGGCTTTAAGtgttattacttttttttttttagtaatttcaaCTTCTcccaatttattattattactatttttatttgtttaatatatttttaataaaatattttgttaatatatgagtttattaaaaaaaaattaaaattagaaaaaaaaatatgtataattttaattaaaaaagaattaaattaaattagaaaaatgaatttaataagaaaaattgaatataaaaaattgtgatatttaaatgtatataaagaaaaattaaaaaataaattaatttaataaagaaacatatttttagaatttgaatgtttaatatatatattatattatatgtgggtatgtatatataaataataagaaaaagtgaaatgtATGGAACacacgtatataaataatgagaaaataaaaaaatgtaggaCCCaatgtagtatatatataaaaataaagaaaaaatagaagatgtGACATCCACTACATGAAAGTCTTGTACTCGATTCACCAGTTCACCTCAActcacatatttttaaaaatagttttacatCCACCCTAGTTCTAACATatgtttcattatttttaaaaaagttctcattattattagcAAAAggtttaaacatttaatcatGCTCGAGGCCTTAAACAagtttatgaaataaaataagaaaggtTCAAACCTCTAATGatccataaaaaattaaaagaaaaaggaatgattaaatttgtaattttacactaatttaattagtaaaaatgtattattggCGTATGGGATTTTCCCTTCAATTAACTTATGTCTAtgtgaaaaatagaaataataatagtaacaaACATTGTCTTTACAACACTTTGTTATTCTAATAGATCATCATAGTCACTATTTGGTGCCTCTCAAACTCGTCTATGCACTTACACTTCGACAACttacaaaacattttaaaacaagtagaagaaagaaaaagtatgcAGGTTCACACAAGATTTTGGGAGAATTATATTTCGTGAAATTTaactttgtatatttattgatattgtGGATACAATATCTAATACTACTTTtttgatgctttctctcgaacataagttaaaacttagaatttATTGATTTGCAGTCTTCAATATATTGTAGTTGCAAGTTGATTTGAACTTCTTGAATTCAAAGAAAGTTTGATATTCCAAGTCTTCAATATTTTAGCTGATCTCGAGGTTGATACAATTTTGCACTTGGTACTTCAAAgcttcaatttttcctttaacCAAAATATCTTcgaaatgaatgaaaatgtctctatttatagagaatttCCATGGGATTTGGCCCATTTGTTTATTGGGCTTGGGCTTATGCCCATTTTGCTTGGTGAGTTTGGCTTTGACCCATTTGCTTGGTGGATTTGGGtccattatttatttgaccCAGCTTTTACATCAGGGGCTTGAATTGAGTTGGATATGAGAAAACTTGACTATTCAAAcccaattaaattatgaatattatcattttgtcGCGCTGACATGACACGATTCAATTGGCCAAAATTTccttattcaacaaatgcccCTTTTAAGATTTCGTGTACGTGTATAGGTGGGCGAATCTCGAAAAGGATaagttgaaacaaaaaatacaagtGATTTGTTCTTGACTTTGACTTCAGTTGATACATCAAATTAATCACACTATGCATTTGAACATAAGTTTGATTAGAATGAAGTTTGAGATACAACCAAATGTCAGTTATGTAgagaattttgatttgaattcaattttttttttcaataaatataattttgggGATTGagacttaaaaaaaatgatagaatgaaaatattgtcaattcatccaatttaagttaaaattttgattttcttttaaaactcctaatttgtttttgtttttttacaaaacttGTGCCACATTAATTGtctcaaacttaaaatttgaaaagtttgttttcttcttttttcttaacttaattagaattgaatttatgatttacggtatatatatatagatatttagTTCTATAGTCTACTCTAAATGGTGTATAGATGATTTGTAAAAAAGGATGTGATAATTGATTGTTTCACGACACTTCATTTCAATCAACAATAAACATTTACTGAAACTTAGTATCTATCAATCatgatataattttgtaatgaaaacaaatatctcaaaagtattttttttttctatcaattaAACATGTCTTGAAGTGAATGATGAATATCAATCTGtgaaatgtcaaaaaaaaaaaaaacttgttttcaaTAATGGACCATAACTATTCGTTTCACTTGCACACTTTCTTCCATGATTCATTTGGTATGTTGttttcatcttcaaatatttttatcaaatattcaaTGTCCATACAATTCTCAATACTGTAACATTAAACTAGATAAATTTTACGCAAAAAGACAGAGAGgtattaaaaaagagaatattaataaaagacaaaaaacaagaaagaaaatggtcGTTCCATACATAATATAACATTTCGTACATGATTAGTGTCCGTATACCTTTTGATGCTTTGTTTGGTTCATGGAATCTTTTTGGACTAAGGCAGTCCCATATGATCCCTATCATTTCTAAGTGCTTCAAAgtctactttttatttaagtaCTCTATTGACTAAAATTACTAAAACCCTTTTTACTCATATATATCATTCAAAAAACATAACAATTCACCCAATTGGTGTATTGATTTAAATGTGGACTTTGATGCAATTCAACTAAGTTTCATTGTTTCATTTCAATTAAACTACACTATTTTGGTGCTCATACCActtcaatttttagttttctttttctttctaaaaagtATAATGTTGCCTTCCTATATAGTgctcatattaaaaaattacatgcactcaaaattttcatatccTACTTAAAATCCCAAACTAATATAATGTTTGTATTAAACTCTTTACTTTTTATACCGTTCTTTTTTCCCATAATTTTAACACATAGGAAATGACGGAATAAAATGGTTAAAGGaaagattttaattatgttatacctaaattgttaaattaatacggttattaatttgaagtttaatatTGTTATCTATAATATTGATCAAAATAGCAAATGTTAGACTGTTCTCTTTCTTAAtatgaagttgaaaaaaaaattgatatgaaCTTTCTTAATAGATGATACATCTCCatcatctttaaaattaaattaaattaacctcatttaataacaataattggtGTTTGGAAATTAGGTTTactttctcaaaatttcttaaacgttattttcattattattttttataaaagtaaacattaattatttatagcCAACATTAAAAGAGAATAAAcagttttgtaaatattttcttaattttcaaacatttgcTTAGGATTTGAAAAAAACTCTTGAAAAGTTATACaataaaacaaagtaaatTAGAGcctttacaaatttataacaaactAAATCCCTAACTAATACattcaaccattttcttttcaaattttataccCTGAAAACTATAGTTTGATGTAAAAATCACACAAGATTTTCGAGAAGATACCATTACCACTATAGATATCGTGGGTcttatgatataaaaaaaaatatgaatctTTTTGTCATAGTTATTGCTCTAGATAGCAAGGGTAAGAagaaattatacaaattaaacaattaattgaTAAACACAGGCTAAATGgaatggttttgaaaaaaaatctccatGGCAACGAAGTATTACTCAAAATATAATACGACGAAGAAGGGAAAAGGACGAAAAAGGacgagaaaagaaaaaagaataaagacaAATACCTGTCAATGATATGAACAACTTCCATG
This genomic interval carries:
- the LOC101204000 gene encoding putative transcription factor bHLH107 — protein: MAYSYDASTSIDPFLHSLENFNRGFVRGGSILSQSLVLNGEKGELVKAPIQASKKRVSEEKALAALKNHSEAERRRRERINSHLSTLRGLVPCPLKRDKATLLAEVVRQVKELKKKAAEVSNGVFVPMDTDEVNVEPCGVGANGDMSFKATLCCEYRPELLSDLKQTLDSLHLKLVKAEISTLGNRVKNIFIFTSAIADNGDHPEASRHLASSVHQAISFVLEKASSPEYSPRTTLPMKRRRLSSLDTSSSSSGS